GTGCTGGCCGGCGCCTGTTTCGGCAATCAACCGTCTCTTCCCCATGCTCTTAGCGAGCAGTGCCTGACCGATGGCATTGTTGATCTTGTGGGCGCCCGTATGGGCAAGGTCCTCGCGCTTAAGGTAGATCTTCGGGCCCCCAAGTTGTTCCGTAAGTCTCTTGGCAAAATAGAGGGGCGTCGGCCTGCCGATATAGGTCTTCTGGAGATGGAGGAGTTCCTTTCGAAACCCCTGGCCCTTCATCGATTCGAGATAGGCCTTCTCAAGCTCCATGAGGGCAGGCATCAGTGTTTCAGGCACAAAGCACCCTCCGTACTGGCCGAAATAACCCCTCTTGTCGGGCAGTTTCTTGATCGCCTTACTCGTAGTCCTGCTCATATGAAGAGCTATTATACCACAACATCAACGTCCTGATTTTTCAGGCAAATCAGAGAAGATACCGGGAACCTTCCGGTTGGATAAAATCATTTTCTCCACGAAGGCAGGCGTGGTGACAAGTCTCGTATCGCGATTTAATGATCTTTGATCCCCAGTTCCTCTCCTACCTCCCGCAACAACTTCTCCTGGTGCTTCAGGATATTCATGCATGATGCAGAGCCTTCGCAGGCATTCAGGAACTGGCTTAAGGTCTTGTATCTCTCCTTCATCTCTTCCTTGCCTATCACAACCTTGCCGTTAAGCACCGTTTTCCCATCATGGCAGCCCTGGCAGTGTCTCTCCCATGAACTGATGGGACGGGCCTTTGTGCAGCTCGATGTGAGGAGAAGGGAAAAGAGCAAAACGACTGCGGTTCTAGCGGCTGTAGTTCTCATTCGTCTCCCTCTGATCAGTCACCATGATCACCTTCAGTATACCAGATTTCCAAGGTAGTTCTTATGCTATTTCCTGCTACAATATAACAAATAATCTTAGGGAGGATAGTGCGTGAAAAGACTCTTTGAGAAGACGACAATCAACGGTCTGACACTGCCGAATAGATTCATCCGGTCTGCCACATGGGAAGGCATGTGCGAAGAAGACGGACGGCCCACCGCAAAACTTGCTTCCTGCTTCCGTGATCTTGCTGCAGGCGGCGTCGGCCTGATCATTACTGGCTACGCCTTTGTAAGATATGACGGCAAACAGTTGCCCGGAAAAATGGGAATCCATACGGACAATTTTGCCGCTGACATGCGGGCCCTTACCGTGGCTGTCCATGATGAGGGCGGTAAGATATGCATTCAGCTCGTTCATGCGGGTGGACAGACGACATCAAAAACTGCGAGAAGAAGACCTCTTGCTCCTTCTGCTGTGAAGGTTGAACAGTTCCCGGAAGAACCTGAAGCGATGACTCAAAAGGACATTGATGAAATTGTAACTGCCTTTGGTAACGCAGCCCGACGCGCAAAGGACTATGGATTCGATGCAGTCCAGCTCCATGCTGCCCATGGGTATCTCATCAATCAGTTCCTTTCCCCTCTAACCAATCGAAGGACAGATAGTTATGGCGGCTCCGTGGAGAACCGATGCCGTTTTCTTCTGGAAGTTTACCACCGTGTCCGTTCCGAGGCAGGCCCTGATTTCCCTGTTTTCGCCAAATTGAACGGGTCTGACAATCTCGAGGGCGGACTCAATTTAACAGACGCAGTGTATGCATCCCGTCTGCTGGATAGGGAGAAGGTTGACGCCATAGAAGTCAGCGGCGGTACCTCTGCCTCCGGCGAAATGAACCCTGTCAGATTGAACATCAATAACCCCAGTCTGGAGGCCTACAACCTCACACTCGCCAGGGAAGTCAAGAAGGCGGTCAGCTGCCCTATCATGGTGGTAGGAGGTTTCAGATCACTTGAAGTAATCAATAAAGCCCTCATGG
The Thermodesulfovibrionales bacterium DNA segment above includes these coding regions:
- a CDS encoding NADH:flavin oxidoreductase — encoded protein: MKRLFEKTTINGLTLPNRFIRSATWEGMCEEDGRPTAKLASCFRDLAAGGVGLIITGYAFVRYDGKQLPGKMGIHTDNFAADMRALTVAVHDEGGKICIQLVHAGGQTTSKTARRRPLAPSAVKVEQFPEEPEAMTQKDIDEIVTAFGNAARRAKDYGFDAVQLHAAHGYLINQFLSPLTNRRTDSYGGSVENRCRFLLEVYHRVRSEAGPDFPVFAKLNGSDNLEGGLNLTDAVYASRLLDREKVDAIEVSGGTSASGEMNPVRLNINNPSLEAYNLTLAREVKKAVSCPIMVVGGFRSLEVINKALMEDGMDYISLARPFIREPQLIRRWQGGDTAPARCISCNGCFGPGIKEGGIYCVVEKKELSRPRRLRREHCQG